AAAACCATTTCAAGAAGAAATTAGTGAACTGATAAAAGAAGCGAAAGCAGTTACAAAAGTTCCATCCTTTCAAATACTTATCGCTCAAGGGGTTTCCGGGATGTTCCCCTGGTCAGCATTGTCATTTGCCACAATGTGGTTGGAGCTTATCGGATTCTCTCACAAGACGACAGCACTTCTCAGTACTTTGTTTCAAGTTTCTCAGTCACTTGGCGCGTTGTTTGGAGGATTCATGGGGGATGTATTGGCTAAGCGTTCGCCTAATTCTGGTAGGATTATACTCTCTCAGATTAGCACTGGATCAGCAATACCTTTAGCTGCAATTTTGCTGCTGCTATTGCCTAATGATCCTAAAACAGCTACGTTGCACGGTATAGTCTTGGTCATCACGGGATCAATCATATCATGGTGTGGTCCAGCGACAAACAAGTACGTCCTCTTctcatcaaatatattatttgtcaGTACACTCCACAGATTTTTTTAAAGTGATCGTTTTCCTAATTCATGATCTCCATTTCAATCTGTCTGTCTGCTTTTGACTTGAtacagagtttaagaaagtaaagtagacttttgaatcttgtggtcttaaatttTAGATACGTACTAAAACGTTCACCCTTGACATGTTTGTAGTCCAATATTTGCTGAGATAGTTCCTGAGAGAGCTCGAACAAGCATATATGCTCTGGATCGATCTTTTGAGACCATAATATCGTCTTTTGCTCCATTGGTGGTTGGTTTGTTAGCTCAACAAGTTTTTGGTTATAAGCCAATCGCGGAGGGATCAACAGGCTCACAAGAGATTGAAACAGATAGACAAAATGCTGCATCACTTGCTAAGGCATTGTACACTGCAATAGGCATTCCAACGGTCATCTGTTGCATAATCTATTCCTTCCTATATTGCACATATCCACAAGATAGGGATCGAGTCCGGTTGCAGATGATTGAAGAAACAGACAACTCTCCATCCGAAGAACAACAGCCCTTACTCGAGCACGATGAGGGCAAAATTCATTCAGCAATGTAGTTAGTAACAAACGTACTTCTTGATATGTTGTTTGTATTATTAAAATCGAAACAGAGAATAAAGGGAAAGTAACAAAAGTAAACATGAATTTCAAGTGGAGACGACGTTTTTCTTAAAGCACAAGACTTGATTTCCTCAATCAACGGGATGAGAAGTGAATGAGAGGAACCCCCTTCTTCAGTGGCATTCAGCTTCCATCAACTTAACATTTACTCGGATTTTCAATTCGCTCAGGTGAACTTACCTGAGGGAAACGTTGGTGTCTGGACGCAGTATCTGCATCCAGACACTAATGATAGTGACTCTGAGGCCGTGGAAGGCGAAGAGTCGAGCTATTTGTACCAATGCAAGTTAAATGGCTCATCATGTTGTATGGAAGGAACGCAACATGTGGTGCCATTGTGGTTCAAAGCACTaaaacagaagaagaaaaaggctAAACAaagtatatttttcttgttgaaaCTCACAATTTATTAGTGTATTAATGGAAATATGTTGTAACACGTGAAGCTTAACATAACACATGAGTAATATATGTAGTAACACGTGAAGTTTAACAAAACACACGATTAATATATGTTGTAACACATGAAGTTTAACATAACACATGAGTAATCGATtgtgattaaaaaaaacataacaacacATGAGTAATCGATtgtgattaaaaaaaacataacaacacATGAGTAATCAATTGTGAttaaaaaaaacgaaaaaagGAATGGAAATCGATTGTGATTAAAAAAACGACAAAAAAAGAATGGATCCGATTATATAATCGGGGGGATTGAACCCGACGTGAATCGAACACGCAACCTTCTGATCTGGAGTCAGACGCGCTACCATTGCGCCACGGATCCTAGGATGTGATATTTATGtaataaattttacatataaaatataaaagtgtactattgttttgataaataatttttccaagAAAAATATCACACACAAATTCAACTTCCCATGATAGAATTAAAATTCTATTATCCGGGATTTTCTATCAGATAACAACCTATAAAGTAATTTTACAAGCGGGATTTGAAGAAATCATAGGATGTAATATAGACTTTATAACTTTTATCATTATAGGGCAGAAACTTTGTAAGTCTAAAGGAATGATATATTATAGGAacaaaatgcaagaaaaaataacaatgaaataacaagaaaatacaaagaaaatgaagcaagtaaaattgataatatttaaaatatataatattagagGCTAAGCATAAAAAGAAATCTTTAatcaaattcaattataatGTCAAACCACgagattttgaataaaaaacaaaaatactcTTTTTATgatcaaatataattttcagAATTCCActctaaaacaaaataaaaatatttatttattatttcgttAATCATTAAGAAGTTTCACTTTTGTCTTTGAATCATAATAACGCTTCAATAGTGTTAAAACTcgtttgtttattatttattaattattaatacaaCTTAATTTGAATATGCAgctaaattaaaaattagatgtattcaaataaatacaaacctaaatattaaataattaaagttaaatattttctcaacaTCGGAATATGTacaatttacttttatttagtaATTACCGTAAAGACCTTCAAACTGAAGTGTAAGCAGCCATTGATGAAGCTGCAAACTTCCCTGCAAACTTCCCTGAAGGAGAGAGAGAACAAAGACTAACAATACAAGACTTTGTGATTGAAATGTGAAAGTTTTGATtaccttcattcatcattcatGAGGTGCATATATACATGTGATTAGTGAATCAAACAAGTGGAAAAGTagataactaactaactaactagtTTGTTATATAACTAACTATCACAACAAACAACTATAAAATGGAAATACAACCAACTAACTAACTTGAAACTAGTAATGTACACTATTTAATTATGAGTTGTTAATACCCCTCCTCAAGTTGGAGGTGAGGATTTCACAGCCAACTTGTGTAAAATAGCTGAATGTTTGATGCCAGTGAGGGCCTTGGTAAGTATGTCTGCAAGCTGATTGGAAGTAGACACATGATGCAAAGAGATCAACCCCTCCTGAAGTTTATCACGTACAAAGTGACAATCCACCTCAATGTGTTTAGTTCTCTCATAACCCCTCCTGAAGTTTATCACGTACAAAGTGACAATCCACCTCAATGTGTTTAGTTCTCTCATGAAACACAAGATTTCGAGCAATGTGGATGGCAGATTGACTGTCACAATGAACACTAATAGGAGAGGAAATAGAAACAGTCAACTCATTAAGTAATCTGTGAATCCAAGTTAGTTCTCCCACAACTTTTCTGAGTGATCTATACTCTGCTTCTGCTGATGACAAGGAGACTGTCTCTTGTTTCTTAGACTTCCAGCTAATAGGACTGTTCCCAAGTAGCACTAAATAGCCACTGACTGACCTCCTTGAGTCTGGACATGATGCCCAATCTGAATCACAAAAAGCTTGAACTGTGCAGTCAGGGTCCTTAGACAACTGCACTCCCAAGGTAGTATCTTGTTTGAGGTATCTAAGTAGATGATAAGCTGCTTGTAAATGTGGAACTCGTGGATCCTGCATGAATTGGCTTAAGTGTTGAACACTAAAAGCTATGTCCAATCTTGTATTAGTTAAGAAGTTCAGCTTGCCTATCAACTTTCTATAGAAAGTAGGATCAGACAAAGGAGTTCCTTCCTTGGCTTTCAACTTAACAGTAGGATCTAAAGGAGAAGACAAAGGTGTATAATTGAAACAATCATATTCTTTGAGTAAGTCTAAAGTGAACTTCCTTTGAGAAATAAGTACTCCATCTGCTGTATCAAGTATCTCCAGGCCAAGAAAATAATGAAGCCTTCCAAGATCTTTGATTTTAAAGGTGTTATCCAAATATGCTTTCAGATGTGTAATCTCAGTTGTGTCTGTGCCTGTTAGAATaacatcatccacatacactGCAACAAATACTGCTAAGGAACCTTCCTTTCTGTAAAATAGAGAGTGATCAAATTGTGAATGAGAGTAACCTCTGGATGATAAAGCCTCAGTTAGCTTAGAGTACCACTGCCTACTtgcttgtttaagaccataaagAGACTTCTTCAATTTACAAACCAGTCCTGAATCAGGTACCTCAAGTCCTGGAGGTAGTTTCATGTAAACCTCTTCATGAAGATCTCCATGAAGAAATGCATTATTTACATCAAGTTGAAACATGTTCCAACCTTTCTTCACTGCACATGCTATCAATGTTCTTACTGTAGTCATCTTAACCACAGGTGAATAAGTCTCAGTGTAGTCAATTCCAGCCTGCTGTGTATACCCTTTCACAACTAGTCGTGCCTTGAATCTTTCTATGCTTCCATCTGCTTTGTGTTTTACTTTATATACCCACCTACATCCAACTGCTTGTTTGTTGGGTGGTAAAGTAACAAGATCCCAAGTATCATTAGCATACAGTGCTTCAAATTCTTGTGTCATAGCCTTTTGCCATGCAGGATTTAGTGATGCCTCCTCATATGATGATGGCTCACTATCATGACAAATATTTTCAACAAGTGACTGACTATTAAATGCAATGACTTCAGGAGATATATGATGATGTTTGGTAAACAATGCAGCAAGTGATAGGTTGTCATTGAGAGTGGTGTTGGATGTGTTAGAGTTGACTGATTTTAATCTTGGGATATTGACAACATAATCTTTTAAATGTGATGGTATTTTGTTTTCCCTTTGAGATCTTCTTTGTACTATTGTGGAAGTATTATGTTGAGAAGGAGTTGAAGAAGTAATAGAAGTAGTGGAAGGTATATCAGAATTTTGAGTAATGTGAGTAGGTAAATGAGAAGGAGTTGTATCAGTCACATTGTCATAATCATTTACACAGTTCTTGTATGAATCTAAAACAGTataatctggagaagaaaaagacttcAAAACAGAAGGAAAGGAAGAACTTTCAGTTGACAAAGTAAAAGGAAAGACATGTTCATGGAAAATTACATCCCTGGAGATATGTATCTTCTTTGTAGCTAGATTCATTACCTTGTAGCCTTTAGTTCCAAAAATATATCCTAAGAAAACATGTGGAGTGGTCCTTGGTTCAAACTTATCTCTAAGTACCTTTGGGACAGTAGGGTAACAAAGACAACCAAAAGATCTAAGCTGACTATAGTTTGGTTTCTTATTGTATAATACCTCATATGGACACTTATTTTTCAAGTAACTTGATGGTAGTCTGTTAATAATATGTGTAGCTGTTAGAACACACTCTCCCCAGTACCTTATAGGTAGTTTAGATTGAAATAAAAGAGCTCTAGCTGTTTCCAGT
The window above is part of the Solanum pennellii chromosome 5, SPENNV200 genome. Proteins encoded here:
- the LOC107019006 gene encoding uncharacterized protein LOC107019006, whose amino-acid sequence is MEKIRSDKLTLVLVNIAGIMEKADEALLPNVYTEIGKDLHTDPTGLGSLTLFRSLVQCLCYPLAAYLSTRRNRAHVIAFGAFLWSAATFLVAISTFTQIAISRGLNGIGLAIVTPAIQSLVADSTHESKRGTAFGWLELTSSFGSIVGGTMSVLIAETSFMGIAGWRISFHLVGIISVLVGLLVNFFANDPRSVGSKKNQPQVKPFQEEISELIKEAKAVTKVPSFQILIAQGVSGMFPWSALSFATMWLELIGFSHKTTALLSTLFQVSQSLGALFGGFMGDVLAKRSPNSGRIILSQISTGSAIPLAAILLLLLPNDPKTATLHGIVLVITGSIISWCGPATNNPIFAEIVPERARTSIYALDRSFETIISSFAPLVVGLLAQQVFGYKPIAEGSTGSQEIETDRQNAASLAKALYTAIGIPTVICCIIYSFLYCTYPQDRDRVRLQMIEETDNSPSEEQQPLLEHDEGKIHSAM